Proteins from a single region of Gossypium arboreum isolate Shixiya-1 chromosome 1, ASM2569848v2, whole genome shotgun sequence:
- the LOC108456567 gene encoding protein VASCULATURE COMPLEXITY AND CONNECTIVITY-like, whose translation MAKAGAFICLLIVTLDFAAGFLSIQAHITKDKPNNKAFKLGLIAVVLLASSHIFTKLLGGCMCMCCTEKLEKSSANRKFWFGCLVLSWIVVAVGFPSLVVGMMENAKLKGSCLVLHHYFLFVGGILCFVHGILSVGLYISANVSFQNEVAVG comes from the exons ATGGCAAAAGCTGGTGCTTTTATTTGTCTGCTGATTGTTACTCTAGATTTTGCTGCTGGTTTTCTCAGCATCCAAGCACACATTACCAAAGACAag CCAAATAATAAAGCCTTCAAGCTTGGGTTGATAGCAGTTGTTCTACTAGCTTCATCCCATATCTTCACAAAATTGCTTGGTGGCTGTATGTGTATGTGCTGCACTGAAAAGCTTGAGAAGTCATCTGCTAACAGGAAATTCTGGTTCGGCTGTCTCGTTCTTTCCtg GATTGTAGTGGCAGTCGGATTTCCATCACTGGTAGTAGGAATGATGGAGAATGCCAAATTAAAAGGGTCATGCCTGGTTTTGCATCACTATTTTCTATTTGTAGGAGGGATACTGTGCTTTGTTCATGGAATTTTAAGTGTTGGATTATATATTTCTGCAAATGTAAGCTTTCAAAATGAAGTAGCCGTCGGCTAG